One genomic segment of Brassica napus cultivar Da-Ae chromosome A3, Da-Ae, whole genome shotgun sequence includes these proteins:
- the LOC106447164 gene encoding galactan beta-1,4-galactosyltransferase GALS1-like, with protein sequence MRKEILPPVSTTTVCLENKPLVATLLALSLVMIIWNLPPYYHNLISTAPPCSASPTTTATTILSSSSSFSPPENFATSLSATPATSPPSDPNKRVFQPFGNAAALFVLMGAYRGGPSSFSVVGLASKPIHTFGKPWFKCEYLSNNGTTTRATKAVKILPDWGYGRVYTVVVVNCTFHSNPNSDNSGGKLILNAYYNEPPTLFERFTALEEGAGSYNESRFSPPYPYEYLYCGSSLYGNVSSSRMREWMAYHAWFFGDKSHFVFHDAGGVSPEVREVLEPWIRAGRVTVQDIRDQARYDGYYYNQFLIVNDCLHRYRHAAEWTFFFDVDEYIYLPDGNTLESVLAEFSDYTQFTIEQNPMSSVLCLNDSTQDYPRQWGFEKLLFRESRTNIRRDRKYAIQAKNAFATGVHMSENVVGKTLHKTETKIRYYHYHNTITVHEELCREMLPVSAKKKVTLYKKLPFVYDDNMKKLVNTIKEFEQKKLGTKDVKHFS encoded by the exons ATGAGGAAGGAGATTCTGCCGCCGGTGTCCACCACCACCGTCTGTTTAGAGAATAAGCCACTGGTCGCTACATTGCTAGCTCTCTCCCTCGTCATGATCATCTGGAACCTTCCACCTTACTACCACAACCTCATCTCCACCGCTCCTCCCTGCTCCGCCTCTcccaccaccaccgccaccaccatactctcctcctcctcctcatttTCTCCACCTGAGAATTTCGCCACCTCTCTCTCCGCCACGCCGGCAACTTCTCCTCCGTCAGATCCGAACAAACGCGTTTTCCAACCGTTCGGAAACGCGGCGGCGCTGTTCGTCCTCATGGGAGCTTACCGCGGCGGTCCATCATCCTTCTCCGTCGTCGGACTCGCCTCAAAGCCAATCCACACCTTCGGGAAGCCATGGTTCAAGTGCGAGTACCTATCCAACAACGGAACCACAACACGAGCCACCAAAGCCGTGAAGATCCTCCCGGACTGGGGCTACGGACGAGTCTACACCGTCGTGGTCGTCAACTGCACGTTCCACTCGAACCCCAACTCCGATAACTCCGGAGGTAAACTCATCCTCAACGCCTACTACAACGAACCTCCCACACTCTTCGAGAGGTTCACGGCCCTCGAGGAGGGCGCAGGGTCTTACAACGAGTCGAGATTCTCGCCGCCGTATCCGTACGAGTACCTCTACTGCGGCTCGTCGCTGTACGGGAACGTGAGCTCGTCGCGTATGAGGGAGTGGATGGCTTACCACGCTTGGTTCTTTGGTGATAAATCGCATTTTGTCTTTCACGATGCCGGTGGTGTTTCGCCGGAGGTTAGGGAGGTTCTTGAGCCGTGGATTCGAGCAGGGAGGGTCACGGTTCAGGACATTAGGGACCAGGCTCGGTACGATGGTTATTACTATAATCAGTTTTTGATTGTGAATGATTGTTTGCATCGGTATCGTCACGCTGCGGAGTGGACGTTTTTCTTTGATGTTGATGAGTATATTTATTTGCCTGATGGGAATACGCTTGAATCGGTTCTTGCTGAGTTTTCGGATTATACTCAGTTCACTATTGAGCAGAACCCAATGTCTAGTGTTCTTTGCTTGAACGATTCAACTCAAGATTATCCCAG GCAATGGGGATTTGAGAAGCTACTATTCAGAGAATCAAGAACAAACATACGACGTGACAGGAAATATGCGATCCAGGCCAAGAACGCTTTTGCGACAGGAGTTCACATGTCTGAAAACGTAGTAGGCAAAACGCTACACAAGACAGAGACAAAGATCCGTTATTACCATTACCACAACACCATAACAGTGCACGAGGAGCTTTGCAGAGAGATGTTACCTGTTTCGGCCAAGAAGAAGGTGACATTGTACAAGAAGCTTCCATTTGTGTATGACGATAACATGAAGAAGCTAGTGAACACGATTAAAGAGTTTGAGCAGAAAAAACTTGGGACCAAAGATGTGAAGCATTTCTCATGA
- the LOC106447173 gene encoding uncharacterized protein LOC106447173, producing MDPEAEIRDTKRRNEHIDMLSYVCDSEHGIPTRCPCGGSIIHEVRGKEEYDTLPGKRFFTCINYEADGFHYRQPWVIGVQEHIERLTSRVEEVEAVIKWLPEVNNKIKSLEVI from the exons ATGGATCCCGAAGCAGAGATAAGAGACACAAAGAGAAGAAATGAGCACATCGATATGCTTTCATACGTGTGTGATTCAGAACACGGGATTCCGACGAGGTGTCCCTGTGGTGGGAGTATAATTCACGAGGTTCGTGGGAAGGAGGAATACGACACTCTCCCCGGCAAGCGTTTCTTCACCTGCATAAACTACGAG GCTGATGGTTTTCATTATCGTCAGCCTTGGGTCATTGGTGTGCAGGAGCATATCGAACGGCTCACAAGTCGtgtggaggaggtggaggcggtGATCAAGTGGCTGCCGGAAGTGAATAATAAGATTAAAAGTCTGGAGGTAATCTGA
- the LOC106447178 gene encoding protein CYSTEINE-RICH TRANSMEMBRANE MODULE 10-like encodes MAAYHVSHESNQPQAPSPLYPPVMEAPPPPYPPTSTRFQDYYSGYGQPHPPPLRPYRDEYYGEGEYMGCFPFLRTCLTTLCCCWFVERCCLPSRY; translated from the exons ATGGCAGCTTACCATGTTTCTCATGAGTCAAATCAACCACAAG CCCCGTCGCCTCTCTACCCTCCGGTAATGGAGGCTCCACCACCACCGTATCCACCAACCAGCACGAGGTTCCAAGACTACTACAGTGGCTACGGTCAGCCACATCCACCGCCGCTGCGTCCATATAGAGATGAATACTATGGAGAAGGAGAGTATATGGGTTGCTTTCCGTTTCTCAGAACCTG TTTGACAACTCTATGTTGTTGCTGGTTTGTGGAACGATGTTGCCTTCCAAGTCGTTACTAG
- the LOC106448824 gene encoding uncharacterized protein LOC106448824: protein MSSSSSDEADEVFDELVDEVVDNFIDTIIDGQTNKPKRRAYIERDRELGHIRLCNDYFSNNPTYTQDMFRRRFRMNKPLFLRIVDRLSTEVPYFQQRRDATGRNGLSPLQKCTAAIRMLAYGQSGDTYDEYLRMADSTSRLCLAKFTDAIIQLFGDEYLRTPTAEDLQRLLDIGEVRGFPGMIGSIDCMHWEWKNCPTAWKGTLNDINVLDRSPVFDDILHGRAPKVKFKVNNHTYRMAYYLTDGIYPRWATFIQSIPLPQGRKA, encoded by the exons atgtcttcctcatcaagtgaTGAAGCGGATGAAGTTTTTGATGAATTGGTCGATGAAGTAGTTGATAATTTCATCGATACAATAATTGATGGTCAAACCAACAAACCAAAGAGGCGAGCTTATATTGAAAGAGATCGAGAACTAGGACACATTCGACTATGCAACGACTATTTCAGTAATAATCCAACGTACACACAAGATATGTTTAGGCGGcggtttcgaatgaacaagccattgttccttcgcattgtcgaCCGTCTAAGTACTGAAGTTCCGTACTttcagcaaagaagagatgctacCGGAAGGAACGGGCTATctccacttcaaaagtgtacggcagcGATACGTATGCTCGCATATGGTCAGTCAGGAGATACgtatgacgaatatctccggaTGGCTGACAGTACATCACGTTTATGTTTGGCAAAATTCACTGATGCAATAATACAATTGTTTGGGGATGAGTATCTACGAACACCTACAGCCGAGGATCTTCAGCGAttactcgatattggagaggtaCGGGGATTTCCGGGGATGATAGGCTCcatcgactgtatgcactgggagtggaaaaactgcccaacAGCTTGGAAAG GTACCCtaaacgatatcaatgttcttgatcggtctccagtttttgatgacatcttaCATGGTCGAGCCCCTAAAGTgaagttcaaggtcaacaaccacacttatcgtatGGCCTACTATCTTACCGACGGCATTTATCCTCGATgggcaacatttatccaatccatcccacttcctcaaggtcgTAAAGCATAG
- the LOC125605245 gene encoding uncharacterized protein LOC125605245 — translation MKAPNMETITKSLEKSMQNISLKDRRRRVGRSAATMEERINEHIPPISDRTLELNSHLSLPCHWEQCLDLKTGEIYYINWKNGMRVKEDPRKVMMNEDNDSGESYGTLCSEEDSSYYDSEESSSESSPSSRENHKEEEDQEEDVLVVAGCNACFMYFMVPKIVEDCPKCAAQLLHFD, via the exons atgaaggcaCCGAACATGGAGACCATAACGAAATCTCTGGAAAAATCTATGCAGAATATTTCTCTGAAAGATCGGAGAAGAAGAGTAGGAAGATCGGCGGCTACAATGGAAGAGAGAATCAACGAACATATTCCTCCGATCTCAGATAGAACATTGGAGCTCAATTCTCACTTATCTCTTCCTTGTCACTGGGAACAATGTCTTGATCTCAAG aCAGGAGAAATCTACTACATAAACTGGAAAAATGGAATGAGAGTGAAAGAGGATCCAAGGAAAGTGATGATGAATGAAGACAATGACAGTGGAGAATCATATGGGACACTGTGCTCTGAAGAAGATAGCTCATATTACGACAGTGAGGAGTCTTCATCAGAGTCATCTCCATCATCAAGAGAGAATCATAAAGAGGAAGAGgatcaagaagaagatgtgctTGTTGTTGCTGGATGCAACGCTTGTTTCATGTACTTCATGGTTCCTAAGATTGTTGAGGACTGTCCTAAATGTGCTGCACAGCTTCTTCACTTTGATTGA
- the LOC125591285 gene encoding glutathione S-transferase T3-like, whose translation MDPFPLNSPGFVNLLTSQTTQPIEIGSSEVPKPPERRKWTTKEDLVLISAWLNTSKDPITSNEQKLGAFWKRIEEYLNASPLLVGSIPREWSQCKQRWGRIIEQVCKFVGCHEVALKEQASGHNENDVMKVAHDIFFNDYKSKFILEHCWRELRFDQKWRSHSLTSNGAKEKRKETGDEVGREEDVRPPGITASKAAKRKKHGNEAAFDQIETILAAKNMLSKQKILDRLLGKNADTLTDQELALKNKLISELL comes from the coding sequence ATGGATCCTTTTCCCCTAAACTCTCCCGGCTTTGTTAACCTGCTTACTTCCCAGACCACTCAGCCAATAGAAATAGGATCTTCTGAGGTTCCTAAACCTCCGGAAAGGAGGAAGTGGACAACCAAAGAAGATTTGGTGTTGATcagtgcttggttgaacacCAGCAAGGATCCAATAACCAGTAATGAGCAGAAGCTAGGAGCATTTTGGAAGAGAATAGAGGAGTACCTGAATGCTAGCCCTCTGCTCGTTGGCTCTATTCCTAGGGAGTGGAGTcaatgtaagcagaggtggggaaggATTATTGAGCAGGTGTGTAAGTTCGTGGGATGTCATGAAGTTGCTCTGAAGGAGCAGGCGAGTGGACATAATGAGAATGATGTCATGAAGGTGGCTCATGACATCTTCTTTAATGACTACAAATCCAAGTTCATTCTTGAACATTGTTGGAGGGAGCTTCGGTTTGATCAAAAATGGAGATCACACAGTCTGACATCAAATGGTGCaaaggagaaaaggaaggaaACTGGGGATGAGGTGGGTCGCGAGGAAGATGTTAGACCTCCCGGAATCACGGCTAGCAAAGCAGCAAAACGCAAGAAGCATGGCAATGAAGCAGCGTTTGATCAGATCGAAACCATTCTAGCAGCCAAGAATATGTTATCCAAACAGAAAATACTTGATAGGTTGCTAGGAAAAAACGCTGATACACTTACAGATCAAGAGCTTGCTCTAAAAAACAAACTCATATCTGAATTGCTTTAA
- the LOC106447183 gene encoding heat stress transcription factor A-4a-like, protein MHVPVTVTDYSLSSFYKGVYAVVDDSSLDAVVSWSKNKKSFIIWDPIEFQRRVLPTGRERRIRSLNFSMFMADLKYYGFIRVKGSKHRYHIGHPKYFVRGKPELMKKMQEEAHEKRMHKFDQDRAMRKKAKARAMKLADALGDLGL, encoded by the exons ATGCACGTGCCGGTGACTGTGACGGATTACTCATTATCTTCATTCTACAAGGGTGTATACGCTGTGGTTGATGATTCTTCACTGGATGCAGTAGTCTCGTGGagcaaaaacaagaaaagtttCATCATTTGGGATCCGATAGAGTTTCAGAGAAGGGTTCTGCCGACGGGCAGAGAAAGAAGAATACGATCCTTAAATTTCTCGATGTTTATGGCCGACCTTAAGTACTAT GGATTTATAAGGGTTAAGGGATCTAAGCATCGTTATCACATTGGACATCCGAAATATTTTGTGAGAGGTAAACCTGAGCTTATGAAAAAGATGCAGGAAGAGGCTCATGAGAAGAGAATGCACAAATTTGATCAAGACAGGGCTATGAGAAAGAAAGCCAAAGCTAGAGCGATGAAGTTAGCGGATGCCTTGGGTGATTTAGGTCTTTGA
- the LOC106447165 gene encoding short-chain dehydrogenase/reductase family 42E member 1-like: MHLSENEGVEGNTFVVTGGLGYVGAALCLELVRRGARQVRSFDLRNSSPWSDDLRNSGVRCIQGDVTRKQDVDKALDGADCVLHLASYGMSGKEMLQFGRCDEVNINGTCNVLEAVFKHEITRLVYVSTYNVVFGGKEIINGNESLPYYPLDDHVDAYGRSKSIAEQLVLKSNGRPFKNGGKKLYTCAVRPAAIYGPGEDRHLPRIVNLAKMGLLLFKTGEPSVKTDWIYVENLVLAIILASMGLLDDIPGREGETVAAGQPYFVSDGSPVNTFEFLRPFLRSLDYDLPKFTISVPVAVTLGKIFQGFYTVLYPWLSKSWLPQPLILPAEVYKVGVTHYFSYLKAKEELGYVPFKSSKEGMAATISYWQERKQRSLDGPTIFTWLAVILGMSALFAAGWLPEVGPVPFLRALSLFFFRTMTMVRAVFIISVGLHVGEGIYAWSLAKRVDPDNAMGWFWQTSALGFFSMRFLLKRAKDHHQA; the protein is encoded by the exons atgcaTTTGAGCGAGAACGAAGGTGTCGAAGGCAACACCTTCGTCGTCACCGGAGGCCTCGGCTACGTCGGCGCCGCCCTCTGCTTAGAGCTAGTCCGCCGCGGTGCTCGCCAGGTCCGCTCCTTCGACCTCCGCAACTCATCTCCCTGGTCCGATGACCTCAGAAACAGCGGCGTTCGCTGCATCCAAG GTGACGTAACTCGGAAACAAGATGTAGACAAGGCGCTAGACGGAGCAGACTGTGTTCTGCACCTCGCTTCCTACGGCATGTCCGGCAAAGAGATGCTCCAGTTCGGTCGTTGCGACGAGGTCAACATAAACGGGACATGTAACGTCTTGGAAGCTGTCTTCAAACACGAGATCACAAGACTTGTGTACGTCAGCACTTACAACGTCGTGTTTGGTGGTAAAGAGATTATAAACGGTAATGAGAGTTTGCCTTATTACCCGCTTGATGATCATGTAGACGCATATGGTCGAAGTAAATCCATCGCGGAACAGCTTGTCCTCAAGAGTAACGGCCGACCGTTTAA AAATGGAGGGAAGAAGTTGTATACATGTGCGGTTCGTCCAGCAGCTATATATGGACCTGGTGAAGACAGACATCTTCCTAGGATAGTTAATCTAGCGAAGATGGGTTTGCTGCTGTTTAAAACCGGTGAACCGAGTGTTAAGACTGATTGGATTTATGTTGAGAACCTTGTCCTAGCGATTATATTGGCGAGTATGGGGCTATTGGATGACATTCCTGGTAGAGAAGGAGAGACTGTTGCTGCTGGTCAACCTTATTTTGTCTCTGATG GTTCCCCTGTGAATACATTTGAGTTTCTACGTCCCTTCCTACGAAGTTTGGACTATGATCTTCCCAAATTTACTATCTCTGTACCTGTTGCGGTGACATTGGGTAAGATCTTCCAAGGATTCTACACTGTTTTGTATCCATGGCTTTCTAAGAGCTGGTTACCTCAGCCGCTTATTCTTCCTGCTGAAGTCTACAAG GTCGGTGTTACCCATTATTTCTCGTATCTCAAGGCCAAGGAAGAGCTTGGATATGTACCATTCAAGAGCTCCAAGGAAGGCATGGCTGCAACAATCTCATATTGGCAAGAGAGGAAACAGAGATCTTTAGACGGTCCAACCATATTCACTTGGTTAGCTGTTATACTAGGAATGTCGGCTCTTTTCGCTGCGGGATGGTTACCGGAAGTAGGACCTGTGCCTTTCTTAAGAGCACTaagcctcttcttcttcaggacAATGACGATGGTAAGGGCTGTCTTCATCATATCAGTGGGACTACATGTTGGAGAAGGAATCTATGCTTGGTCTCTGGCTAAACGAGTGGACCCGGACAATGCAATGGGGTGGTTCTGGCAAACTTCGGCTCTTGGGTTCTTCTCAATGCGGTTTTTGTTGAAGAGAGCCAAAGACCACCACCAGGCTTGA
- the LOC106447177 gene encoding uncharacterized protein LOC106447177, giving the protein MGSDWRRSMGNVRSFVGNSMGGLRGGQNLASWLVAGTIAYYLWVKPAQDLKKEQQARALLAVADANEYVEKRRPIADPQVTGLIYGNKNRTDKQQD; this is encoded by the exons ATGGGTAGCGACTGGAGAAGATCAATGGGGAACGTGAGGTCGTTCGTGGGAAACTCCATGGGTGGACTCAGAGGAGGTCAGAATCTCGCTTCTTGGCTCGTCGCGGGAACAATCGCTTACTATCTTTGGGTTAAACCAGCTCAGGATCTCAAAAAGGAACAGCAG GCAAGGGCACTTCTCGCGGTGGCTGATGCGAATGAATACGTCGAGAAGAGGAGACCAATCGCTGATCCTCAG GTTACTGGTCTGATATATGGAAACAAGAACAGAACCGATAAACAACAGGATTAA
- the LOC106447167 gene encoding AT-hook motif nuclear-localized protein 10-like has protein sequence MSGSETGLMATSRESSMPFTMALHHQQQHNQPPSPPQTQQQQQQSSPPPPQQYQHNSAGGGNPGLNMNMPVEMTGSEPVKKRRGRPRKYGPELGLVPGAPSFTQAQTSGGGSGEGGSSAQKRMRGRPRGSSNRKKLQALGSTGVGFVPHVLTVGTGEDVSSKIMAFSQNGPRTVCVLSANGSISNVTLRQFATSGGTVTYEGRFEILSLSGSFLLVENNGHRSRTGGLSVTLSAPDGHVLGGCVAGLLIAASPVQIVVGSFIPEGQKELASPTLLPRVAPSQVLMNPSSPQSRGAMSESSIGGHGSPLHQSNTGGPYNNTNNPSMPWK, from the exons ATGTCAGGATCTGAGACTGGTTTAATGGCGACGAGCAGAGAATCATCAATGCCATTCACGATGGCTCTCCACCACCAACAACAGCACAATCAACCTCCTTCTCCGCCGCAAACgcaacagcagcagcagcagtcgtcaccaccaccaccgcagCAGTACCAACACAACTCAGCCGGAGGTGGGAATCCTGGTTTGAACATGAACATGCCTGTGGAGATGACGGGAAGTGAGCCTGTGAAGAAGAGGAGAGGGAGACCGAGGAAGTACGGTCCGGAACTGGGTTTGGTTCCCGGAGCTCCTTCTTTCACCCAGGCTCAGACGAGCGGCGGCGGTTCCGGCGAAGGAGGGTCGTCTGCGCAGAAGAGGATGAGAGGACGGCCTCGTGGCTCTAGCAATAGGAAAAAGCTTCAAGCTTTag GCTCGACAGGAGTGGGTTTTGTACCTCATGTACTTACCGTGGGGACTGGAGAG GATGTATCATCAAAGATAATGGCGTTTTCTCAGAACGGACCAAGAACTGTGTGTGTCTTGTCTGCAAACGGATCTATCTCCAATGTGACTCTTCGCCAGTTCGCCACATCCGGTGGAACCGTTACATATGAG GGGAGATTTGAGATTCTGTCTTTGTCGGGCTCCTTCCTCCTGGTAGAGAACAATGGTCATAGAAGCAGGACAGGAGGTCTAAGCGTGACTTTATCGGCTCCTGATGGTCATGTCTTAGGTGGCTGTGTAGCTGGTCTTCTTATAGCAGCATCACCGGTTCAG ATTGTTGTTGGGAGTTTCATACCAGAGGGGCAAAAAGAACTAGCGTCACCGACATTACTACCGCGTGTGGCCCCAAGTCAAGTACTGATGAATCCGAGTAGCCCGCAGTCTCGTGGCGCAATGAGTGAGTCATCTATCGGAGGACATGGAAGCCCTCTTCACCAGAGCAACACAGGAGGACCTTACAACAACACCAACAATCCTTCCATGCCCTGGAAGTAG